In the genome of Candidatus Thorarchaeota archaeon, one region contains:
- a CDS encoding class II glutamine amidotransferase — protein MCDLLGLSFNRSVNARISLDVFQQAGRENPDGWGIAVYPHGHLQIYKEPRPADSSKLYDFVESHLESSIFISHVRRTTRGRVSYLNTHPFYRQVKWNNQFVEFSLAHNGTLVDLNGLETGNYVPLGDTDSEYLLCHLLNYFDSLGIEEWNDHVFKELEMHLREINHGSNTLNCIFSDGTYLYCYSDIGAHNGGLHFVKRQFPFGTVHLKREERELGSVHVSVDLDEQKARDSVGHIVSTERLTYENWKPIGDGHLLVLKDGQPVYHS, from the coding sequence ATGTGTGACTTGCTCGGCCTCTCCTTTAATCGATCTGTGAATGCACGAATATCGCTGGATGTCTTTCAACAAGCAGGACGCGAAAATCCTGACGGATGGGGCATTGCGGTCTATCCACACGGCCACCTCCAAATATACAAAGAACCACGACCTGCTGACTCAAGCAAGCTCTATGATTTTGTCGAATCGCATCTGGAGTCTTCAATATTCATCTCTCATGTCCGAAGGACAACACGAGGCCGTGTGAGCTATCTCAACACGCATCCATTCTATCGTCAGGTCAAATGGAACAATCAATTTGTCGAGTTCTCACTTGCTCATAATGGCACTCTTGTTGATCTGAATGGCCTTGAGACAGGGAACTATGTTCCACTCGGTGATACTGACTCGGAGTATCTATTGTGTCATCTGCTCAATTACTTTGATTCGCTTGGCATTGAGGAATGGAACGATCACGTCTTCAAAGAACTAGAGATGCACCTTCGGGAGATCAATCATGGATCAAATACTTTGAACTGCATCTTTTCTGATGGAACGTATCTGTACTGTTATTCGGATATTGGGGCTCATAATGGTGGGCTTCATTTTGTCAAGAGGCAATTTCCCTTCGGAACAGTGCACCTAAAACGTGAAGAGCGTGAGCTTGGCTCTGTGCATGTTTCTGTAGATCTTGATGAGCAAAAGGCTCGTGATAGTGTTGGTCACATAGTCAGTACTGAACGGCTCACATACGAGAATTGGAAACCTATCGGTGATGGTCACTTGCTTGTCTTGAAGGATGGTCAGCCCGTCTATCATTCGTAG
- a CDS encoding aminotransferase class I/II-fold pyridoxal phosphate-dependent enzyme, which yields MRIDVFELERIQSLWEHIVEINLSESGIEPLLLSELVDVEDLHDVKLGYTQTNGSRLLRQRIADLYPGAGEDNIIVTNGGSEANMATMWNIAREESRDEILMLLPNYMQIWGLAKMLGLKREAFWLKNDGTRWAVDIEELKDKISKNTAAIAICTPNNPTGAVLTAEELRAIADIAEDLDVWIISDEAYREAELGDKLSPTMWDHYEKTLVTGTLSKSYAVPGLRIGWVATKDAAKIEELWAYTDYTSIAPSALSDHLATIVLEQEMRESILDRTRHILRTNWRVVEDWLKQNNDIFECIPPEASAICLMRYDRDIDSVELANRLIKEKSVLIAPGDHFLMSQHLRLGYGHDTSKLTTGLDRIVEILK from the coding sequence ATGAGAATAGATGTCTTCGAACTCGAACGAATTCAGTCCTTATGGGAACATATCGTTGAGATCAACTTAAGCGAGAGTGGCATAGAACCACTTCTGCTTAGTGAGCTGGTCGATGTTGAAGATCTTCATGATGTGAAGCTCGGATACACGCAGACGAACGGAAGCAGACTTCTCAGACAGAGGATCGCGGATCTCTATCCCGGAGCCGGAGAAGACAACATCATCGTCACAAATGGTGGATCCGAGGCCAACATGGCGACCATGTGGAATATTGCTCGCGAGGAGTCCCGTGATGAGATCCTTATGCTCCTGCCAAACTACATGCAGATCTGGGGGCTCGCAAAAATGCTGGGTCTCAAGCGAGAGGCGTTTTGGCTCAAGAATGATGGTACACGCTGGGCGGTGGATATCGAAGAGCTCAAAGACAAGATCTCTAAGAACACAGCAGCAATCGCAATCTGCACACCGAACAATCCTACAGGAGCTGTGCTAACTGCAGAGGAGCTTCGAGCGATCGCAGATATTGCAGAGGATCTCGACGTATGGATCATATCTGACGAGGCCTATCGTGAGGCTGAACTTGGTGATAAACTCTCTCCAACTATGTGGGACCACTATGAAAAGACATTGGTCACAGGGACTCTATCAAAGTCATACGCGGTTCCCGGTCTGAGAATAGGATGGGTCGCAACAAAAGACGCTGCGAAGATCGAGGAGCTCTGGGCGTATACAGATTACACGAGCATCGCGCCTTCAGCACTGAGCGACCATCTGGCAACAATCGTCCTTGAACAGGAGATGCGCGAGAGCATTCTTGATCGAACACGCCACATCTTGAGAACTAATTGGAGAGTTGTAGAGGACTGGCTGAAACAGAATAACGACATCTTCGAATGCATTCCACCCGAGGCCTCGGCGATCTGTCTCATGAGATATGACAGAGATATAGATTCGGTTGAACTTGCAAATAGATTGATCAAAGAGAAAAGCGTACTAATAGCACCAGGTGATCATTTTCTGATGAGCCAGCATCTCAGACTGGGATACGGCCACGATACAAGTAAGCTGACTACAGGTCTTGACAGAATTGTTGAAATCTTGAAATAA
- a CDS encoding cupin domain-containing protein produces MKHVHESEIERVTVQGERGYVHIWDAVREPLVAGIREVAPNSEVPARTHVHPEAQIIYVITGRPKITNLHETIQLRPGDFVILESDEEHYVITEDEPSRIFEVKYRA; encoded by the coding sequence ATGAAGCACGTTCACGAATCAGAGATCGAGAGAGTCACAGTGCAAGGTGAACGGGGCTACGTTCATATCTGGGATGCAGTGAGAGAGCCGCTCGTCGCAGGAATCAGAGAGGTCGCTCCCAATAGTGAAGTCCCCGCACGAACTCATGTTCATCCCGAGGCGCAGATCATCTATGTCATCACAGGGCGGCCAAAGATCACTAACCTCCATGAGACCATTCAGCTGCGTCCCGGGGATTTTGTCATTCTTGAATCTGACGAGGAGCATTATGTGATCACAGAAGACGAGCCTTCGAGAATCTTTGAAGTCAAGTATAGAGCTTAG